Proteins from a genomic interval of Erwinia sp. SLM-02:
- the pspC gene encoding envelope stress response membrane protein PspC translates to MNHRHKLYRIPQQGKLKGVCAGVANYLDIPVRLVRVIVVLSMFFGLFVFTLVAYAALALVLDEMPQSELDNQPPLNAAQLLDELSDELRGGERQLREVERYVTSETFTVRSRFSQL, encoded by the coding sequence ATGAATCACCGCCATAAGCTTTACCGTATTCCGCAGCAGGGCAAACTCAAAGGCGTCTGCGCCGGGGTGGCCAACTATCTGGATATTCCGGTGCGGCTGGTGCGGGTAATTGTGGTGCTGTCGATGTTCTTCGGGCTGTTTGTGTTTACCCTGGTCGCCTATGCGGCGCTGGCCCTGGTGCTGGACGAGATGCCGCAAAGCGAGCTGGATAACCAGCCGCCGTTAAATGCGGCGCAGCTGCTGGACGAACTCAGCGATGAACTGCGCGGCGGCGAACGGCAGCTGCGCGAGGTGGAACGCTACGTCACGTCGGAAACTTTCACCGTGCGCAGCCGCTTCAGCCAGCTTTAA
- a CDS encoding YcjX family protein produces MKRLQNELMSLVNRGVDRHLRLAVTGLSRSGKTAFITSLVNQLLNVNTDARLPLFTAVREQRLLGVKRVPQRDLGIPRFTYDEGLAQLHGTPPDWPTPTRGVSEMRLALRYRSRDSLLRHFTDASTLYLEIVDYPGEWLLDLPMLAQDYLSWSRQMTGLLQGDRALWSQKWQQLTAGLDPLAPADENRLAEIAAAWTEYLQRCKQEGLHFIQPGRFVLPGEMAGAPALQFFPWPEVAEGGETRLAQADAGSNIGMLRARYQYYCQHVVKDFYKNHFLRFDRQIVLVDCLQPLNSGPQAFNDMRLALTQLMQSFSYGQRTLFRRMFSPVIDKLLFAATKSDHVTADQHANLVSLLQQLVQDAWQNAAFEGITMDCVGLASVQATQSGYVEHQGESIPALRGHRLADGVPLTVYPGEVPPRLPGSAFWQQQGFHFEQFRPQALDIDRPLPHIRMDAALEFLLGDKLR; encoded by the coding sequence ATGAAACGACTGCAAAATGAATTGATGTCGCTGGTGAACCGCGGCGTGGATCGCCATCTGCGCCTTGCCGTTACCGGCCTGAGCCGCAGCGGTAAAACCGCTTTTATCACCTCGCTGGTTAACCAGCTTCTGAATGTAAATACGGACGCCAGACTGCCGCTGTTTACCGCCGTGCGCGAACAGCGGCTGCTGGGCGTTAAGCGCGTGCCGCAGCGCGATCTCGGCATCCCCCGTTTTACCTATGATGAAGGCCTGGCGCAGCTGCATGGCACGCCGCCCGACTGGCCGACGCCGACGCGTGGCGTCAGCGAAATGCGACTGGCCCTGCGCTACCGCTCGCGCGATTCGCTGCTGCGCCACTTTACCGATGCCTCCACGCTTTATCTCGAAATCGTTGACTACCCCGGCGAATGGCTGCTGGATCTGCCGATGCTGGCGCAGGATTATCTCAGCTGGTCGCGCCAGATGACCGGGCTGCTGCAGGGCGACCGCGCCCTGTGGTCGCAGAAGTGGCAGCAGCTTACCGCCGGGCTGGATCCGCTCGCCCCGGCGGATGAAAACCGGCTGGCGGAGATTGCCGCCGCGTGGACCGAATACCTGCAGCGCTGCAAGCAGGAAGGGCTGCACTTTATTCAGCCCGGCCGCTTTGTGCTGCCCGGTGAAATGGCCGGTGCTCCCGCGCTGCAGTTTTTCCCCTGGCCGGAGGTGGCGGAGGGTGGTGAAACCCGACTGGCGCAGGCGGATGCCGGCAGCAATATCGGCATGCTGCGCGCGCGCTACCAGTACTACTGCCAGCACGTGGTGAAGGATTTCTATAAAAATCACTTCCTGCGCTTTGACCGCCAGATCGTGCTGGTCGACTGTCTGCAGCCGCTGAACAGCGGGCCGCAGGCATTTAACGACATGCGGCTGGCGCTGACCCAGCTGATGCAAAGCTTCTCCTACGGCCAGCGCACGCTGTTTCGCCGGATGTTTTCACCGGTGATCGACAAGCTGCTGTTCGCCGCCACCAAATCCGATCACGTTACCGCCGATCAGCACGCCAACCTGGTGTCACTGCTGCAACAGCTGGTGCAGGACGCCTGGCAAAACGCCGCCTTTGAAGGTATTACCATGGACTGCGTGGGTCTGGCCTCGGTGCAGGCCACGCAGAGCGGCTACGTTGAGCATCAGGGGGAGAGCATTCCGGCGTTACGCGGTCACCGACTGGCGGACGGCGTGCCGCTGACGGTCTATCCGGGCGAAGTGCCGCCCCGTCTCCCCGGCAGCGCCTTCTGGCAGCAGCAGGGTTTTCATTTTGAGCAGTTCCGCCCGCAGGCGCTGGATATCGACAGGCCGTTGCCGCATATCCGTATGGATGCCGCGCTGGAATTTTTACTGGGAGATAAACTGCGATGA
- the pspB gene encoding envelope stress response membrane protein PspB, which translates to MSALFLAIPLTIFVLFVAPIWLWLHYSNRQNRGADLSQGDLQRLQQLTGEAKKMRERIQALEAILDAEHPNWRQP; encoded by the coding sequence ATGAGCGCGTTATTTCTTGCCATACCGTTAACCATTTTCGTGCTGTTCGTTGCGCCGATCTGGCTGTGGCTGCACTACAGCAACCGGCAGAATCGCGGTGCCGACCTGTCACAGGGCGACCTGCAGCGACTGCAGCAGCTGACCGGCGAGGCGAAAAAAATGCGGGAACGCATTCAGGCGCTGGAAGCGATTCTCGACGCCGAGCATCCGAACTGGAGGCAGCCATGA
- a CDS encoding YcjF family protein — translation MSTPIKPRMDFAEPLAREQATILRQQQEFGEQQDRFVAVEQDVDVQEESAGELAVEAALRPKRSLWRKMVTAGLGLFGISVVAQGVQWTHQAWIAQDWIALGGSVAGGLIVAAGAGSLMVEWRRLYRLRERATERDTGRELLQSRGMGKARAFCEKLAQQAGLDNGNPALQRWQASLHETHNDSEVVALYARLVQPQLDRQARREISLCAAESTLMIAVSPLALVDMAFIAWRNLRLVNRIAQLYGIELGYFSRLRLFKLVLLNIAFAGASELVREVGMDWMSQDLAARLSARAAQGIGAGLLTARLGIKAMELCRPLPWLEDDKPRLGDFRRELIGQLKESLKRSPEREK, via the coding sequence ATGAGTACACCCATTAAACCGCGCATGGATTTTGCCGAGCCGCTGGCCCGGGAGCAGGCGACGATCCTGCGGCAGCAGCAGGAATTTGGCGAACAGCAGGACAGGTTCGTCGCCGTCGAGCAGGACGTTGACGTACAGGAAGAGAGCGCGGGCGAGCTGGCGGTGGAAGCCGCGCTGCGGCCTAAACGCAGCCTGTGGCGCAAAATGGTGACCGCCGGGCTGGGGCTGTTTGGCATCAGCGTGGTGGCGCAGGGCGTGCAGTGGACCCATCAGGCGTGGATCGCACAGGACTGGATTGCCCTCGGCGGCAGCGTGGCCGGCGGGCTGATTGTCGCCGCCGGAGCAGGATCGCTGATGGTTGAATGGCGTCGGCTGTACCGCCTGCGCGAGCGGGCGACCGAGCGCGATACGGGCCGCGAACTGTTGCAGAGCCGTGGCATGGGCAAAGCCCGCGCCTTCTGTGAAAAGCTGGCGCAGCAGGCGGGGCTGGACAATGGCAACCCGGCGTTACAGCGCTGGCAGGCCTCGCTGCACGAAACCCACAATGACAGTGAAGTGGTGGCGCTCTACGCCCGGCTGGTTCAGCCGCAGCTGGACCGTCAGGCGCGGCGCGAAATCAGCCTCTGCGCCGCGGAATCAACGCTGATGATCGCCGTCAGCCCGCTGGCGCTGGTGGATATGGCGTTTATCGCCTGGCGCAATCTGCGGCTGGTCAATCGCATCGCCCAGCTGTACGGCATTGAACTGGGCTACTTCAGCCGCCTGCGTCTGTTTAAACTGGTGCTGCTGAACATCGCCTTTGCCGGGGCCTCGGAGCTGGTGCGGGAAGTCGGCATGGACTGGATGTCACAGGATCTGGCCGCCCGCCTGTCGGCGCGCGCCGCGCAGGGCATTGGTGCCGGGCTGCTCACCGCTCGTCTTGGCATTAAAGCGATGGAGCTTTGCCGCCCGCTGCCGTGGCTGGAAGATGACAAACCCCGGCTGGGTGACTTCCGTCGCGAGCTGATAGGCCAGCTGAAAGAGAGCCTGAAACGGTCACCCGAGCGGGAAAAATAA
- the pspD gene encoding phage shock protein PspD, producing the protein MRHGKSTLRHQAAPALIKAGKFILISAITYGPAGLSGWAVKSVARKPLKILLAWALEPLIRRVMRGAVSKWVKPAR; encoded by the coding sequence ATGCGTCACGGAAAATCGACCCTGCGTCATCAGGCTGCTCCCGCACTGATCAAGGCAGGGAAATTTATACTGATTAGCGCCATTACCTACGGCCCGGCCGGGCTGAGCGGATGGGCGGTAAAATCCGTGGCGCGTAAACCGCTGAAAATCCTGCTGGCGTGGGCGCTGGAACCGCTGATCCGCCGCGTAATGCGCGGTGCGGTGTCAAAGTGGGTGAAACCGGCCCGCTAG